In Lepisosteus oculatus isolate fLepOcu1 chromosome 17, fLepOcu1.hap2, whole genome shotgun sequence, a genomic segment contains:
- the abhd12 gene encoding lysophosphatidylserine lipase ABHD12 isoform X2, which translates to MFKVKRLFLWMLGVYIAIPFIIKLCPSIQAKLVFLNFVRVPYFIDLKKPQDQGLNHTFNFYFQPEDGVNVGVWHTVPAVLWKDAQGKDQAWYESTLESSHPAMLYLHGNAGTRGGDHRVQLYKVLSSLGYHVVTFDYRGWGDSEGSPSERAMTADAIFLYNWVKQRIGNNPLYIWGHSLGTGVATNLVRYLCDTGSPPDALILESPFTNIREEAKSHPFSMIYRNLPGFDWFFLDAITANDIRFASDENMNHISCPLLILHAEDDTVVPFHLGKKLYNIATQSKGLSGHKVQFIPFPKALGYKHKFIYRSPELPHILSDFLGTSHSQV; encoded by the exons ATGTTCAAAGTGAAGAGGCTTTTCTTGTGGATGCTGGGAGTCTACATAGCCATTCCATTCATCATTAAACTGTGCCCATCAATTCAGGCCAAGTTGGTCTTTTTAAACTTTG TGCGGGTGCCATATTTCATTGACTTGAAGAAGCCTCAGGACCAGGGTCTAAACCACACCTTTAACTTTTACTTCCAGCCCGAGGATGGGGTCAACGTCGGAGTCTG GCACACAGTCCCTGCCGTGCTGTGGAAAGACGCCCAAGGGAAGGACCAGGCCTGGTATGAAAGCACCCTAGAGTCCTCCCATCCTGCCATGCTGTACTTGCACGGTAACGCCGGGACCAG GGGAGGAGACCACAGAGTACAGCTGTATAAG gTTCTCAGCTCCCTGGGCTACCATGTAGTCACATTTGATTACAGAG GCTGGGGAGACTCTGAGGGCAGCCCCTCCGAGAGAGCCATGACGGCCGATGCCATCTTCCTCTACAACTGGGTGAAACAGAGGATTGGGAACAATCCTTTATACATCTGGGGCCATTCCTTAGGGACAGG TGTGGCAACAAACCTAGTAAGATATCTGTGTGACACAG GGAGCCCTCCTGATGCCTTGATCTTAGAGTCTCCCTTCACCAACATAAGAGAAGAAGCAAAAAGCCACCCCTTCTCTATG attTACAGAAATTTGCCGGGATTTGACTGGTTCTTCCTGGACGCTATAACCGCCAATGACATTCGGTTTGCCAGCGATGAAAA TATGAACCACATCTCATGTCCGCTGCTGATTCTCCATGCAGAAGATGACACTGTTGTGCCATTTCACCTAGGAAAAAAG CTTTATAACATCGCTACACAGTCCAAAGGCCTGAGCGGACACAAAGTTCAGTTCATTCCATTCCCCAAGGCCCTGGGCTACAAGCACAAATTCATCTACAGGAGCCCAGAGCTGCCGCATATACTGAG TGATTTCCTAGGCACCTCCCATTCGCAAGTATAG
- the pygb gene encoding glycogen phosphorylase, brain form: MTAPLTDSEKRKQISVRGIAEVGDVSEIKKSFNRHLHFTLVKDRNVATPRDYYFALAHTVRDHLVGRWIRTQQYYYEKDPKRIHYLSLEFYMGRTLQNTMINLGLQGACDEAIYQLGLDLEELEEIEEDAGLGNGGLGRLAACFLDSMATLGLAAYGYGIRYEFGIFNQKVANGWQVEEADDWLRYGNPWEKARPEYMLPVHFYGRVEHTAEGAKWVNTQIVLAMPYDTPVPGYKNNTVNTMRLWSAKAPNDFNLQEFNVGDYIQAVLDRNLAENISRVLYPNDNFFEGKELRLKQEYFVVAATLQDIIRRFKSSKFGCRDPVRTSFETFPEKVAIQLNDTHPALAIPELMRIFVDVEKLEWEKAWDVTVQTCAYTNHTVLPEALERWPVYMFEKLLPRHLEIVYEINRRHLDRISAIYPGDMDRLRRMSLIEEGDPKRINMAHLCVVGSHAVNGVARIHSDIVKSTVFKDFCDVEPEKFQNKTNGITPRRWLLLCNPGLADIIAEKIGEDFLTDLYQLRKLLDFTDDEGFIRDVAKVKQENKLKFAAYLEKEYKVKINPDSIFDIHVKRIHEYKRQLLNCLHIITFYNRIKKDPNKHFVPRTIMIGGKAAPGYHMAKMIIKLITSVGDVVNNDPVVGDRLKVIFLENYRVSLAEKVIPAADLSEQISTAGTEASGTGNMKFMLNGALTIGTMDGANVEMAEEAGEENLFIFGMRVQEVEAMDKKGYNAKDYYDRIPELRQVIDQISGGFFSPKQPDLFKDVVNMLLYHDRFKVFADYEAYISCQEKVSDLYKNPKEWTKKVIRNMAASGKFSSDRTISEYAREIWGVEPSDVKIPPPTVPRE; this comes from the exons AGAATCCACTACCTGTCTCTGGAATTCTACATGGGCCGGACGCTGCAGAACACCATGATAAACCTGGGCCTGCAGGGTGCCTGTGATGAAGCCATCTACCAG CTGGGCCTGGacctggaggagctggaggaaATCGAAGAGGACGCTGGGCTGGGCAATGGAGGACTGGGCCGGCTGGCAG cTTGCTTCTTGGACTCCATGGCAACGTTGGGCCTAGCAGCCTACGGTTATGGAATCCGATACGAGTTTGGTATTTTCAACCAGAAGGTCGCAAATGGATGGCAA GTGGAGGAGGCAGATGACTGGCTGCGCTATGGCAACCCCTGGGAGAAGGCCCGCCCAGAGTACATGCTCCCAGTACACTTCTACGGGAGAGTTGAGCACACCGCTGAAGGAGCAAAGTGGGTGAACACTCAA ATAGTGCTTGCAATGCCCTATGACACGCCAGTTCCTGGGTACAAGAACAACACTGTCAATACTATGAGGCTCTGGTCTGCCAAGGCGCCCAACGATTTCAACCTCCAGGAGT tCAACGTGGGTGACTATATCCAGGCTGTGCTGGATAGGAACCTGGCTGAAAATATTTCTCGCGTCCTGTACCCCAATGACAAC TTTTTTGAAGGGAAGGAGCTCCGGCTGAAGCAGGAGTACTTTGTGGTCGCCGCCACACTCCAGGACATCATCCGCCGCTTCAAGTCTTCCAAGTTCGGCTGCCGAGACCCTGTCAGAACGAGTTTCGAGACCTTTCCAGAAAAG GTTGCTATCCAGCTTAATGACACCCACCCTGCCCTGGCCATTCCGGAGCTCATGAGGATCTTCGTGGACGTCGAGAAGCTGGAATGGGAGAAG GCGTGGGATGTGACGGTGCAGACCTGTGCCTACACCAACCACACGGTGCTGCCCGAGGCCCTGGAGCGCTGGCCCGTCTACATGTTCGAGAAGCTGCTGCCCAGACACCTGGAGATCGTCTACGAGATCAACCGCCGGCACCTGGAT AGGATCTCCGCCATCTACCCGGGCGACATGGACCGGCTGAGGCGCATGTCTCTGATCGAGGAGGGAGACCCCAAGAGGATCAACATGGCCCACCTGTGTGTCGTGGGCTCCCACGCAGTCAACGGCGTGGCCAGGATTCACTCCGACATCGTCAAGAGCACTGT TTTTAAGGATTTCTGCGACGTGGAGCCCGAGAAGTTCCAGAACAAGACCAACGGGATCACTCCCCGGCGCTGGCTGCTGCTCTGCAACCCGGGGCTAGCCGACATCATCGCCGAG aaaatcGGAGAAGACTTCCTCACAGACCTGTACCAGCTGAGGAAGCTGCTGGACTTCACAGATGACGAAGGCTTCATTCGAGATGTGGCCAAAGTGAAACAG GAGAATAAGCTGAAATTCGCTGCTTACTTAGAGAAGGAGTACAAAGTCAAAATCAACCCAGACTCGATTTTTGACATCCATGTGAAAAGAATCCATGAATACAAGAggcagctgctcaactgtttgcaCATCATCACTTTCTACAACC GTATTAAAAAGGATCCTAACAAGCACTTTGTTCCAAGAACTATAATGATTGGAGGAAAG GCAGCTCCCGGCTACCACATGGCCAAGATGATCATCAAGCTGATCACCTCGGTGGGCGATGTCGTCAATAACGACCCTGTGGTGGGAGACAGGCTCAAGGTCATCTTCCTGGAGAACTACAGGGTGTCCCTGGCGGAGAAAG TGATCCCCGCGGCCGACCTCTCGGAGCAGATCTCCACGGCGGGCACCGAGGCCTCGGGCACGGGCAACATGAAGTTCATGCTGAACGGCGCCCTGACCATCGGCACCATGGACGGCGCCAACGTGGAGATGGCGGAGGAGGCGGGCGAGGAGAACCTCTTCATCTTCGGCATGAGAGTGCAGGAGGTGGAGGCCATGGACAAGAAGGG CTACAACGCCAAGGACTACTATGACCGCATCCCAGAGCTCCGGCAGGTCATAGATCAGATCAGCGGTGGCTTCTTCTCCCCCAAACAGCCAGACCTGTTCAAGGATGTCGTCAACATGTTGCTGTACCACGACAG ATTCAAAGTGTTTGCCGACTATGAGGCGTACATCAGCTGTCAGGAAAAGGTCAGCGACCTCTACAAG AATCCAAAGGAGTGGACAAAAAAAGTGATCAGGAACATGGCCGCCTCCGGCAAGTTCTCCAGCGATCGCACCATCAGCGAGTACGCCCGGGAGATCTGGGGCGTGGAGCCCTCCGATGTCaagatccccccccccaccgtACCCCGCGAGTGA